The following coding sequences are from one Paenibacillus stellifer window:
- a CDS encoding sulfurtransferase, producing the protein MEDIVSTRWLLARMYEPELVIADCRFLLADPEAGRSAYQADHIPGAVYLHLEEQLSAPLDRHGGRHPLPDPEALAEVLGRAGISRDNIVVAYDDQGGSFAARLWWLLRYLGHDRVYVMDQGYSAWKDANFPVTDDQPVRIPTAFVPSPRPEMLASVDEVRLVSAHTGAASSPLLIDSREPRRYAGLEEPIDAKAGHIPGAVNRFWKDVLDDQGQWKSAEELKTQFAGIEQDQEVIVYCGSGVTACPNVLALKRAGYNNVKLYAGSWSDWITYEENPVATGEE; encoded by the coding sequence TTGGAAGATATCGTATCGACTCGCTGGCTGCTAGCCCGCATGTATGAACCAGAGCTGGTAATCGCGGATTGCCGTTTCCTTCTGGCCGATCCCGAAGCAGGACGTTCCGCCTATCAGGCTGACCACATTCCGGGAGCGGTCTATCTGCATCTGGAGGAGCAACTGTCCGCCCCTCTCGACCGGCATGGCGGCCGCCATCCTCTTCCCGATCCCGAAGCGCTGGCTGAAGTGCTGGGCAGAGCCGGGATCAGCAGGGACAATATTGTCGTCGCATACGACGACCAGGGCGGTTCCTTTGCCGCCAGACTGTGGTGGCTGCTGCGCTATTTGGGGCATGACCGCGTATACGTCATGGATCAGGGATATTCCGCCTGGAAAGACGCGAATTTCCCGGTAACGGACGACCAGCCGGTCCGGATCCCTACCGCGTTCGTGCCGTCCCCCCGTCCGGAGATGCTGGCCTCCGTGGATGAAGTACGGCTGGTATCGGCGCATACCGGAGCCGCCTCCTCTCCCCTGCTGATCGACTCGCGCGAACCTCGCCGCTACGCGGGCCTGGAGGAACCGATCGACGCCAAAGCCGGGCATATCCCCGGCGCGGTCAACCGGTTCTGGAAGGACGTACTGGACGATCAGGGACAGTGGAAGTCGGCCGAAGAGCTGAAGACCCAATTTGCCGGAATTGAGCAGGATCAAGAGGTCATCGTCTACTGCGGCTCCGGCGTAACCGCCTGCCCGAACGTGCTGGCACTGAAGCGCGCCGGATACAACAATGTGAAGCTGTA
- a CDS encoding PilZ domain-containing protein, whose product MNRPIDCWLELPAGSTGPGAGKRTEGVLLDLSRSGCKIRTPLNLRFTSGDTRIIIYFQLNEELLQFNGSVRWGWMYGLGQFQYGVRLVLSEEEEERLNSELETWTMSSEQGH is encoded by the coding sequence ATGAATCGGCCGATCGATTGCTGGCTGGAGCTGCCTGCGGGCAGCACAGGCCCCGGGGCCGGAAAGCGTACGGAAGGCGTGCTTCTCGACCTGAGCCGTTCTGGCTGCAAAATCCGCACCCCGCTGAATTTGCGGTTTACTTCCGGTGACACCAGAATCATCATTTATTTTCAGTTAAATGAAGAGCTGCTGCAATTTAACGGAAGCGTACGCTGGGGTTGGATGTACGGCCTGGGACAGTTTCAGTACGGTGTTCGACTTGTCCTCAGCGAAGAGGAAGAAGAGCGCTTGAATTCCGAGCTGGAGACATGGACTATGTCTTCTGAACAGGGGCATTAG
- a CDS encoding cache domain-containing protein: protein MFINLRTLFAGAFAVVIILLTVLLSYLIGHESSKTAEVSIGRSLAGVAHQLSANLDNFMWARAGEIEALSNMEVFQKPIDKTEAAETLNHLKASLPVFTWVGYTDLQGNVLASTDNLLLGQNIKERPIFKKGLNGPYFGDVHDAVLLASLLPNPGGGPLQFVDIGIPVKDKSGRTLGMLGAHLSWEWSK, encoded by the coding sequence ATGTTTATTAATCTGAGAACCTTGTTTGCCGGTGCATTCGCGGTGGTGATCATTCTGCTGACGGTTCTTCTCAGTTATTTGATTGGGCATGAGTCATCCAAGACAGCGGAGGTCAGCATCGGCCGATCGCTTGCCGGAGTTGCCCATCAGCTGTCGGCGAACCTGGATAACTTCATGTGGGCCCGGGCTGGAGAGATAGAAGCGCTGAGCAACATGGAGGTTTTTCAGAAGCCTATTGACAAGACTGAGGCTGCGGAGACGCTGAACCATCTGAAGGCGAGTCTGCCGGTCTTCACCTGGGTCGGATACACGGATTTGCAGGGAAATGTCCTTGCCTCAACGGATAACCTTCTGCTCGGTCAGAATATCAAGGAACGCCCGATCTTCAAGAAGGGGCTGAACGGTCCTTATTTCGGAGATGTACATGATGCGGTTCTGCTTGCGAGTCTGCTTCCGAATCCGGGGGGAGGCCCGCTGCAGTTCGTCGATATCGGAATCCCGGTTAAGGATAAAAGCGGCAGGACGCTTGGGATGCTTGGAGCACATCTGAGCTGGGAATGGTCCAAGTAG
- a CDS encoding sensor domain-containing diguanylate cyclase, translating to MEASTLGPFKESMEGVQVMVVGKNQDKVLLGPGGDVGKVMNDPAVHQAQEGGNSWIIEQSDNGKSYLTGYAYGNGYQNYSGLGWSVIVRQPTEIAFASVHRLQQYIALCGLATALLFGIAGWFLAGWIVRPLKRIAESADVLSSGGQAEIPSITHIRDLSNLSHSLRNLIDNLTQAETELGHMSDMARHDVLTGLPNRLALDDYLAHAVTKAKQNRSTLSFLYMDLDGFKKVNDTMGHGAGDKLLQEVAFRLLDSTRDHEMVTRLGGDEFVIILHTSALRPMQEAEAVAKRIIDKINQPYLIDGQIVHVGCSVGAAVWSPESQDTSEILRLADEALYISKRSGKNRITFEKAV from the coding sequence GTGGAAGCATCGACGCTCGGTCCGTTCAAAGAGAGCATGGAGGGCGTCCAGGTTATGGTCGTCGGCAAGAACCAGGACAAAGTTCTCCTCGGTCCCGGCGGGGATGTCGGAAAGGTAATGAATGATCCTGCCGTTCATCAGGCACAGGAAGGCGGGAACTCCTGGATTATTGAACAGAGTGACAACGGCAAATCCTATTTGACCGGCTATGCTTACGGCAATGGCTATCAGAATTACTCCGGGCTTGGCTGGTCTGTTATCGTAAGGCAGCCTACGGAGATCGCCTTCGCATCCGTTCACAGGCTGCAGCAGTACATCGCCTTGTGCGGCTTGGCGACAGCCTTGCTGTTTGGCATCGCCGGATGGTTCCTCGCCGGATGGATCGTCCGTCCGCTGAAGCGGATTGCAGAGAGTGCAGATGTACTGAGCTCCGGAGGACAAGCCGAAATTCCGTCAATTACCCATATCCGCGATTTGTCCAATCTGTCGCATTCGCTGCGCAATCTGATCGATAATCTGACTCAGGCCGAGACGGAGCTCGGTCATATGTCCGATATGGCGCGGCATGATGTGCTGACCGGGCTGCCGAACCGTCTGGCGCTCGACGATTATCTGGCTCATGCGGTCACCAAGGCGAAGCAGAACCGATCGACGCTCAGCTTCTTGTATATGGATCTGGACGGCTTCAAGAAAGTGAATGATACGATGGGACACGGTGCGGGCGACAAGCTGCTGCAGGAGGTTGCATTCCGGCTGCTGGACTCAACACGGGACCATGAGATGGTGACCCGGCTCGGCGGGGACGAGTTCGTGATTATTCTTCACACCTCCGCGCTGAGACCGATGCAGGAGGCGGAGGCTGTTGCCAAACGCATTATCGACAAGATCAACCAGCCGTATCTGATCGACGGCCAAATTGTCCATGTCGGGTGCAGTGTCGGCGCCGCCGTATGGAGTCCCGAATCGCAGGATACGAGCGAAATTCTGAGACTGGCCGACGAGGCTTTGTACATCTCCAAGCGCAGCGGCAAGAACAGAATAACCTTCGAAAAGGCCGTATAA
- a CDS encoding glycoside hydrolase family 73 protein produces MDPATFIATIAPLAVSDMQRTRVPASLTIAQAALESSWGSSGLAVKANNLFGIKGTGPAGSVTLPTTEYVNGRAITVNAAFRAYHDFGESIADHSSLLVNGVSWNRGLYSGVLGADGRTAAKAIAAAGYATDPKYEELLIQLMDRHNLYSYDKEEEEMSAEDKKRLAELENTVKQLNQLIAGLTDSRDILKNGLTEQGNALKSLLTRLSAVEAKDSVNVPDWAQPAVQAALAAGAIDTPSGGSYDFYRILTVIYRLGLIAPKK; encoded by the coding sequence ATGGATCCAGCTACATTCATTGCAACTATTGCGCCGCTTGCTGTCAGCGATATGCAGAGAACCCGTGTGCCTGCTTCCCTGACGATCGCGCAAGCCGCACTCGAATCGTCATGGGGAAGCAGCGGACTGGCTGTCAAAGCCAATAACTTGTTTGGCATTAAAGGGACCGGTCCTGCTGGGAGCGTAACCCTGCCAACGACCGAATATGTCAACGGACGGGCGATTACCGTGAACGCGGCATTCCGCGCTTACCACGACTTCGGCGAATCAATCGCCGACCATTCGAGTCTGCTCGTGAACGGCGTATCCTGGAACAGGGGATTATACAGCGGTGTACTTGGAGCGGACGGCCGGACGGCAGCCAAAGCCATAGCAGCCGCCGGTTATGCGACCGACCCCAAATACGAGGAGCTGCTTATACAGCTCATGGATCGCCATAATCTGTATTCTTACGATAAGGAGGAAGAGGAGATGTCCGCAGAAGACAAGAAACGGCTTGCCGAATTGGAGAATACCGTGAAGCAATTGAACCAACTGATTGCCGGGCTGACGGATAGCAGGGATATACTGAAGAACGGGCTGACGGAGCAGGGAAATGCCTTGAAGAGTTTATTGACTCGTCTGTCGGCAGTAGAAGCGAAGGATTCCGTCAATGTGCCCGATTGGGCCCAGCCTGCGGTACAGGCGGCTCTTGCCGCCGGCGCAATCGATACGCCTTCGGGCGGCAGCTATGACTTCTACCGGATTCTAACCGTGATTTATCGGCTCGGCCTGATTGCGCCCAAGAAATAA
- a CDS encoding holin has protein sequence MINHDALDHVLAFASLLAVFVMSVVQLVKITFRPPKRWIPLIGVGIGLLIGAAAYPFSTLDIAMRLWSGALAGLSATGLFELAFNNRDSSKK, from the coding sequence ATGATTAACCATGACGCGCTCGATCATGTGCTCGCGTTCGCCTCGCTGCTGGCCGTATTCGTCATGTCAGTCGTCCAGCTGGTCAAGATCACATTCAGACCTCCCAAGAGGTGGATTCCTCTGATCGGAGTCGGGATTGGTCTTCTAATCGGCGCTGCCGCATATCCGTTCTCTACGCTGGATATAGCCATGCGTCTGTGGTCGGGAGCACTTGCCGGGCTGTCCGCGACCGGCTTGTTCGAACTGGCTTTTAATAACCGCGACAGCTCGAAAAAATGA
- a CDS encoding LytTR family DNA-binding domain-containing protein: MDVITVTRDEEGSTGLLPLPLQDITYMEYQKSINRIIIHTLDGIYYTVGTLKYWACTIASTGYDFVLADRNTVINISKIKYIDSAFKTAYFEERDLKNAEKCYLSVKGYEKIVTLIRSSVSRVILN; this comes from the coding sequence ATGGACGTAATAACTGTAACCCGTGATGAGGAAGGCAGCACAGGCTTGCTTCCGTTGCCGTTGCAGGACATCACTTACATGGAATATCAAAAGTCGATTAACCGGATTATTATCCATACGCTGGATGGCATCTATTATACGGTCGGTACATTGAAGTACTGGGCCTGTACGATTGCCAGCACCGGGTATGACTTCGTTCTCGCGGACAGAAACACCGTCATCAACATCTCCAAGATCAAATATATCGACTCCGCCTTCAAAACCGCATATTTCGAAGAACGCGATTTGAAGAATGCAGAGAAATGCTATTTATCGGTTAAGGGCTATGAGAAGATCGTTACCCTCATCCGCAGCTCTGTTTCCAGAGTCATCTTAAATTGA
- a CDS encoding SOS response-associated peptidase encodes MCGRYTITVSIEELMLRYYTQDVTIIHYAPKYNAAPGQMIPAVIGSGHGNRIGSLRWGLIPSWSDRFHTGKPLINVRADTLGAKPDYRRLLSSRRCLIPADGFYEWRTTPSGKQPMRILMNDGGVFSLAGIYDLWLDDNGEKQAACAVITTEPNRLMQEIHHRMPVILRPEDEAAWLDRDNRSADNLVQMLRPYDAGRMRAYAVSPKVGNVRNDTKDLLEEA; translated from the coding sequence ATGTGCGGCAGATATACGATTACCGTTTCGATCGAAGAGCTGATGCTCCGTTATTACACCCAGGATGTAACCATCATCCATTACGCGCCTAAATACAATGCAGCCCCGGGTCAAATGATTCCTGCTGTCATCGGGAGCGGGCATGGCAATCGGATCGGCTCGCTGCGGTGGGGGCTTATCCCCTCCTGGAGCGACCGCTTTCACACCGGCAAGCCTCTGATCAACGTTCGAGCGGATACGCTTGGTGCAAAACCGGATTATAGACGCCTCCTATCCTCACGGCGCTGCCTCATTCCGGCGGATGGCTTCTACGAATGGCGGACCACGCCTTCAGGCAAGCAGCCTATGCGCATCTTGATGAATGACGGAGGTGTTTTCTCGCTGGCCGGAATTTATGATCTATGGCTGGATGATAATGGGGAGAAGCAAGCCGCCTGCGCGGTCATTACAACCGAACCCAACCGGCTCATGCAGGAGATTCATCACCGGATGCCGGTAATACTGCGGCCGGAGGATGAAGCCGCCTGGCTTGACCGTGACAACCGCAGTGCAGACAATCTGGTGCAAATGCTTCGGCCCTATGATGCCGGACGAATGAGAGCATATGCCGTGTCCCCCAAGGTCGGCAATGTCCGGAATGACACGAAGGATTTACTGGAGGAGGCTTAG
- a CDS encoding accessory gene regulator ArgB-like protein: MIEQLSAYTAAAIKRAVPDHPASEAVLKYALEGIFNALFIITLSLIISAITGRVGEAATLLAAFAGLRQITGGIHLKSGTLCVLVSTANVTLLSFVSLSTPLFFFGQTASLILILLFAPSRIERQSRFPKSWYPLLKVMGAVLVLANFWIHSSMITAAFFVQSLTLIRRPFSLNRRGGESL, from the coding sequence GTGATTGAGCAATTGTCGGCTTATACCGCAGCGGCGATCAAGAGAGCTGTACCTGATCATCCCGCCAGCGAAGCTGTACTGAAATATGCGCTGGAAGGCATCTTCAATGCATTGTTCATTATCACACTATCGCTTATCATTTCAGCTATTACAGGCAGGGTGGGGGAGGCAGCGACTTTGCTCGCAGCCTTTGCGGGCCTCCGGCAAATAACAGGCGGGATTCATTTGAAATCCGGAACGCTCTGTGTTCTTGTCTCGACTGCAAACGTCACCCTGCTATCCTTCGTCTCTCTGTCGACACCGCTATTCTTCTTCGGTCAGACTGCCAGTCTGATACTCATTCTTCTCTTCGCACCTTCCCGTATTGAGCGGCAGAGCCGATTTCCCAAGTCCTGGTATCCTCTATTGAAAGTGATGGGCGCGGTTCTGGTGCTGGCCAATTTTTGGATACATTCTTCCATGATAACCGCCGCATTTTTCGTTCAATCGTTAACCCTCATTCGACGGCCTTTCTCACTTAACAGGAGAGGAGGTGAGAGCTTATGA
- a CDS encoding cyclic lactone autoinducer peptide, which produces MTITRLFKEKLVFSLASFLALTAAYFVSAPSILYVHQPEAPEELLKKSSSIGKQLG; this is translated from the coding sequence ATGACAATAACGCGTTTATTTAAGGAAAAGCTTGTGTTTAGCCTGGCGTCTTTTCTTGCTCTAACGGCTGCTTATTTTGTAAGTGCTCCAAGCATACTCTATGTGCATCAACCGGAAGCCCCCGAAGAGCTGCTGAAGAAGAGTTCTTCAATCGGCAAGCAGCTAGGTTAG
- a CDS encoding 3-oxoacyl-[acyl-carrier-protein] synthase III C-terminal domain-containing protein yields the protein MSGICIRDIDIYHPSNKVGNDFFIRHFDEKGVDIRGLLNALGRENRYSIDSPEENSLTMAFEAASNVLEKTGLAGEDIDLIAYASQTPEYIFPTNSLMIHRLINAASHTICIDSNANCAGMTAAVEQVSRQMMANPKIRRALVIGSDHVKPHADQNDPVYYANFGDAAAAIILERTEDSVGFIDSIYQTDTCVYGNSKFPAEGLSSLGRTGVAPGQFTVKFIPFDDSICVDAASESINTLLKDNGIDPDSIKAACFSQLSLPNIRAVAEKTGIPADAPVYIGDEFGYTSTSSPFIALHRAVDSGKLERGDKVLFWTVGAGWQNVAFVMEY from the coding sequence ATGTCGGGGATTTGCATACGGGACATTGATATCTATCATCCCAGTAACAAAGTCGGCAACGATTTTTTTATCCGGCACTTTGATGAAAAAGGCGTTGATATTCGCGGACTCCTGAATGCACTGGGCCGCGAGAACCGTTACAGCATTGACAGTCCGGAAGAGAATTCGCTGACCATGGCTTTTGAGGCAGCCAGCAATGTATTGGAGAAGACCGGACTTGCCGGTGAAGATATCGACCTCATCGCATATGCGAGCCAGACACCTGAGTATATCTTCCCAACGAATTCCTTGATGATCCATCGGCTGATCAATGCAGCTTCTCATACGATCTGCATCGACAGCAATGCGAACTGTGCCGGCATGACCGCCGCTGTAGAGCAAGTCAGCCGGCAGATGATGGCCAATCCAAAAATTCGCCGGGCCCTCGTAATCGGCTCGGACCATGTCAAGCCGCATGCCGACCAGAATGATCCGGTATACTACGCCAATTTCGGAGATGCCGCAGCTGCGATTATTCTGGAGCGCACCGAAGATTCCGTTGGCTTTATCGATTCGATCTATCAGACGGACACATGCGTATACGGCAATTCCAAATTCCCGGCGGAAGGATTATCCAGCCTGGGACGTACCGGAGTCGCTCCGGGACAGTTTACCGTCAAATTCATTCCGTTCGATGATTCCATCTGTGTTGATGCCGCATCGGAGTCGATTAACACACTGCTCAAGGATAACGGAATTGATCCGGATTCCATCAAGGCAGCCTGCTTCTCCCAGCTCTCTCTTCCGAATATTCGCGCGGTAGCTGAGAAGACCGGCATCCCTGCCGACGCCCCCGTGTATATCGGAGACGAGTTCGGCTATACGTCAACGAGCAGCCCTTTTATCGCTCTGCACCGGGCAGTCGATAGCGGCAAGCTTGAACGCGGCGATAAGGTCCTGTTCTGGACGGTCGGCGCCGGCTGGCAGAACGTAGCATTTGTCATGGAATATTAA
- a CDS encoding carboxymuconolactone decarboxylase family protein: protein MKENMDSGLKHFSNLSGEYGARALSPIQEHFPELAEFILGSAYGDIFQRKSISADWKEIAVISSLITMGQFEQLGVHYVMALKVGMTVDEIKGVLLHLLPCVGAPRIISAFTILQETLEELQNME, encoded by the coding sequence ATGAAAGAGAACATGGACAGCGGACTGAAGCACTTCTCCAATCTCTCGGGAGAGTACGGAGCAAGGGCTCTCTCCCCGATTCAAGAGCATTTTCCGGAGCTGGCCGAGTTCATTCTGGGAAGCGCCTATGGAGATATTTTTCAACGCAAGTCGATTAGCGCAGACTGGAAGGAGATCGCGGTGATCTCCTCCCTCATTACGATGGGACAATTCGAACAATTGGGAGTTCACTATGTAATGGCACTGAAAGTAGGCATGACTGTCGACGAGATCAAAGGCGTTCTGCTTCACCTCCTTCCTTGCGTCGGCGCTCCGCGCATCATATCAGCTTTTACCATTCTTCAGGAAACTCTGGAAGAACTTCAGAATATGGAATGA
- a CDS encoding IS110 family transposase, which produces MKLFVGIDVSSQELEACFMNADGDNFESFTVPNNLHGASHLRDRIVVAADKLAVSEIHIGLEATSVYSWHPAMYFHQDPALRERKTKVFTLNPKLICKFREAYADMDKTDRLDAWVIADRLRFGRLTTTLVMQEQYIALQRLTRMRFHLVHNLAREKQYFLQNLFYKCNAFTTEVDSSVFGHALMEMLSEKFSLDDIAEMNVTDLADYLRDKGRNRFPDPERVARCIQQAARASYRLSKVVEDSIDLVLGTSIESIRSIQKQLKDLDKAIERILDGIPGAQCLLSVPGIGKVYAAGLLGELGDIERFKDQAAVAKYAGLTWRKHQSGAFEAEHTARIKSGNRFLRYYLVEAANSVRLRDEEFGEYYRKKYNEVPRNQHKRALVLTARKLVRLVDVLLRNGQLYTPRRKVNSAKN; this is translated from the coding sequence TTGAAGCTTTTTGTCGGAATTGACGTGAGCTCCCAAGAGCTCGAAGCGTGTTTCATGAACGCGGACGGCGACAACTTCGAATCGTTCACCGTCCCGAATAACCTTCACGGCGCTTCTCACCTTCGCGATCGTATCGTGGTCGCAGCGGACAAGCTTGCCGTATCTGAGATTCACATCGGCCTTGAGGCCACTTCCGTCTACAGCTGGCACCCGGCCATGTATTTCCACCAGGACCCGGCACTTCGTGAGCGCAAGACCAAGGTGTTTACGCTGAACCCCAAGCTCATCTGCAAGTTCCGCGAAGCTTACGCCGACATGGACAAGACCGACCGTCTGGATGCCTGGGTCATTGCGGATCGCCTTCGCTTCGGCCGCCTGACGACCACCCTCGTCATGCAGGAGCAGTATATCGCGCTCCAGCGCCTTACGCGCATGCGTTTCCACTTGGTGCACAACCTCGCCCGGGAGAAGCAATACTTCTTGCAGAACCTGTTCTACAAGTGCAATGCCTTCACCACCGAAGTGGACAGTTCAGTATTCGGCCACGCCCTCATGGAAATGCTCTCGGAGAAGTTCAGCCTCGATGACATTGCCGAGATGAATGTTACCGACCTGGCTGACTATCTGCGGGACAAGGGGCGGAATCGCTTCCCCGACCCTGAACGTGTGGCTCGCTGCATCCAGCAAGCCGCCCGCGCCTCCTACCGGTTGTCGAAGGTCGTGGAAGATTCCATTGACCTTGTGCTCGGCACGTCCATCGAGTCCATCCGCAGCATCCAGAAGCAACTCAAGGATCTGGACAAGGCCATTGAACGCATTCTGGACGGCATCCCGGGCGCGCAGTGCCTCCTGTCGGTGCCCGGCATCGGCAAGGTCTACGCCGCCGGCCTGCTCGGTGAACTCGGCGACATCGAACGGTTCAAGGATCAGGCCGCCGTGGCCAAGTATGCCGGCCTTACATGGCGAAAGCATCAGTCCGGCGCCTTCGAAGCCGAACACACCGCGCGCATCAAATCCGGCAATCGATTCCTGCGCTACTACCTGGTTGAAGCTGCCAACTCCGTTCGATTGCGCGATGAGGAATTCGGTGAGTACTACCGGAAGAAATATAACGAAGTGCCCAGAAATCAACACAAACGCGCCCTCGTCTTAACGGCAAGAAAACTCGTGCGTCTGGTCGATGTGCTGCTACGCAACGGCCAACTCTATACGCCTCGAAGGAAGGTGAATAGCGCGAAGAATTAA
- a CDS encoding thiamine pyrophosphate-binding protein produces the protein MKTVADFMAKALRELGVTHAFGIIGKSICPAALKMVDYGIEFIPGRHESSSGFAAAGYALKTGNLGVAFGTSGPGGTNLLTAAAHAKANNLPVLFITGHQSIKELGLPQCQDSSSYLADLADMFRPATLFSKLVERADHFATIFNHAISAALSGKRGPVHLCIPFDVQAELIEECRIVLPERESLVSLANTNRVIEAINSSAKPLIIAGKGVNRSGAHEELVKLAETFNIPVVTTPGGKGAIAWDHPLYHGPVGVGGCKYGDDLMNQSDLFIVLGSRLSDMTICNLKPENHPKTLIQFDIDNTFVGKILNSYTISVGGDLRDNLRLYLQHVDPAKLPVRHTETNVEYGEELPVLDGLSLASVMKEMSNLVPYEHTLFVDDGSHGFNAVKWYNVKKPGSFVFDAYFACMGNSIGMAIGAQCAVPGETVFCITGDGCFMMLGAEINTAVCKDLPVIFIVVNNKQLDMALKGMEKTTGRIDGTIFEVPMDAVKFAESLGATGFRCETMDEFASAVKQAMSLKRTVVIELLTDRSEVPPTAHRTLVMD, from the coding sequence TTGAAGACAGTTGCAGACTTTATGGCGAAAGCCCTGAGAGAGCTTGGGGTAACGCACGCTTTCGGCATTATTGGCAAATCCATTTGTCCCGCTGCACTCAAAATGGTTGACTACGGTATCGAGTTTATACCGGGAAGACATGAATCAAGCTCTGGCTTCGCAGCAGCCGGGTATGCGCTCAAGACAGGTAACCTGGGGGTGGCCTTCGGCACATCCGGCCCGGGAGGAACAAATCTCCTGACCGCCGCTGCGCATGCCAAAGCCAACAACCTGCCTGTTCTGTTCATCACAGGACATCAATCCATCAAAGAACTGGGACTTCCGCAATGCCAGGACTCCTCTTCCTATCTCGCGGACTTGGCCGACATGTTCCGTCCCGCCACTCTGTTCAGCAAGCTCGTCGAACGGGCCGACCATTTCGCAACGATTTTCAACCACGCCATCTCAGCTGCGCTCAGCGGTAAGCGTGGGCCGGTGCACCTCTGCATCCCTTTTGACGTTCAAGCCGAGCTGATCGAGGAATGCCGCATTGTACTGCCCGAACGGGAATCGCTCGTCAGTCTGGCCAATACAAACCGTGTAATCGAAGCGATCAACAGCTCAGCCAAGCCTCTGATTATTGCAGGCAAGGGTGTTAACCGGTCAGGCGCTCATGAAGAGCTGGTCAAGCTGGCCGAGACGTTTAACATTCCGGTTGTCACGACACCGGGCGGAAAAGGCGCTATTGCCTGGGATCATCCTCTCTATCACGGACCGGTCGGCGTCGGAGGCTGCAAGTACGGCGACGATCTGATGAATCAAAGTGATCTGTTCATCGTGCTGGGATCGCGGCTCAGCGACATGACCATCTGCAACCTGAAGCCGGAGAACCATCCCAAGACGCTGATTCAATTCGATATTGATAATACTTTCGTCGGTAAAATCCTGAATTCCTATACGATCTCCGTCGGCGGAGACCTTCGAGACAATCTCAGACTGTATCTGCAGCATGTTGACCCGGCCAAGCTTCCGGTCCGGCATACAGAGACGAATGTTGAGTATGGTGAAGAATTGCCTGTTCTCGATGGGCTGTCGCTTGCTTCGGTTATGAAGGAGATGAGCAATCTCGTCCCTTATGAACATACTTTGTTCGTTGATGACGGCAGCCATGGATTCAATGCAGTGAAATGGTACAACGTCAAGAAACCCGGCAGCTTTGTCTTCGACGCTTACTTTGCCTGCATGGGCAATTCGATCGGCATGGCGATCGGGGCGCAGTGCGCCGTCCCGGGCGAGACGGTCTTCTGTATTACGGGAGATGGATGCTTCATGATGCTTGGCGCTGAAATCAATACAGCCGTGTGCAAGGATCTCCCCGTTATTTTCATCGTTGTGAATAATAAGCAGTTGGACATGGCCCTTAAAGGTATGGAGAAGACAACAGGCCGCATTGACGGGACCATATTTGAAGTGCCCATGGATGCCGTGAAATTCGCCGAATCGCTCGGAGCGACAGGCTTCCGGTGCGAGACGATGGATGAATTCGCAAGTGCTGTTAAGCAAGCCATGTCCTTGAAGCGTACAGTAGTAATCGAACTTCTTACGGACAGATCCGAGGTGCCTCCTACCGCCCATCGCACATTGGTAATGGACTGA